In the Flavobacterium sp. 90 genome, GCTCAATAACATCAACTACCTCACAACCACCGTAGTATCTCTTTCCTGGATACCCTTCTGCATATTTATTCGTTAAAACAGAACCAACTGCTTCTTTTACATCATCACTTACATAATTCTCAGATGCAATTAATTCTATTCCTCTAATTTGTCTTTTCTGTTCTTTTAGAATAAGATCAAAAATTTGTCTGTCTTGCTGCATTAATTTATTTTTAGTTGAAAAGTGATACTAATATACAAAGAAGTTAATTGTCACTTAGTGTTCAATCTTTAAAAATGTTTGATAAGATCAAAAACTTAACATTGGTCATATTGTAGTTTTTAAGAAGGAAAATCAGTCTTGTGAATTTTAATATTTTCTTGTGAAATTAACAAGGTGACGCGATTTAATATAGTGGTGAAGGAAACCTTTGAAACAATCAAAAATTTAGTGCTCCAAATTCAGAAAATCGTAGATATTTTTAAATGTTATTGTAACACCCAAACCAGGAAATTATCTGTACACTATTAACCTTTTGAAGAATACCGACTTCAATCATTATCAATAAAGAAAATACGGATCATTTGTTTGAAAAATACAAGATTAATAACAATCGAAAAAGATTATTCCATCTTTGAGGTAACATCACAAGAAGGGGAAGTCAATAATTAAATGGATCAATTAAGCACTTTATGATCTGTCGAATTTGTAAAAAGTTCAAGAATTTTATTTATCAAGTTCAATGGCGGCTTCAGAAAGGAATTATTAGAAATGGAAACAAATACGTTCGTGAACCAACAGATTTCTGCGCCATTGATTGAAATCATACTCTGTTGATGTATTTTCTAACTATCATTTAAAATAAGGAGAAGATAACAAGAACAGGAATATCTATACTAATCTAAAATTTTACGTCTAAAAAAACGTAAATGTTCAAGCTAATTTATATATATTATTCCCATTTTAAACCAATGCTTAAGATCAAACAATCAGAAATATTTTTCTATTTTGTTGTTTTATTTTCCCATCACCTTCAATTTTTTTCATTATCCTGGAGATTACTTCACGTGTTGTTCCCAAATCATCTGCTATGGATCTATGAGAAATTAAAAATTCTTTTGAATTGTGGAATTTGCTCTTATTTTTTAAATAACTCAAGAGCCTCTCTTCAAGTTTATAACAAATGATCTGTTTCGTTGTTTGTAAAAGATCATCATAATGTTTTTGATATTCATTCAAAATTAAAGTATTAAATACTGGAAATCTAATTAGCCAATCCTTTGCTTTATCCATTGGAATCAATAACATTTCCGTTTCCCCCACTGAAACTGCTGAAAAATCAGAAGCTCTTGGACTAAACAAATGAGCAAAACTAAAAATACAGGCACTTCCTTCTTTCAGGTAGTACAATAAAAACTGAATTCCATTCTCCTGACTTTGTACTTTTACTAAACCATTTAAAACTATTGGCAGGTAACTTATTAATTGCCCCTGATTTATTATATCTTCATTGTTTTCGAACTTTCTAATTTTTCCGAATTTTTCTATTTCACCAATAAATTCATTTCCAAATTCAGGCAAACAAATTTTAATATTCATAGTATCTTTCTTTTTTAATTATCTACCGTGTTTTTATCTTAAATAATATGAATGTATGCGAATAAAAAATATCTTCATTTCAATTAAGAATTATTATTTTATGATATCTAAACAATACCAAGTTACTACTTTCATCTAATTGCAATATAGACAGACCTCAAATTTAGTCCATCTGCTTTTTTATGATACTATTGCTTCGGATACTTTTACTAAATTGATAAATAATTTATTGTTTGATTAAAAAAGTGTTGAATGACTTTGGTTCTAGTTCGGGGCTTATAACAGTATTATTTATTTTGATATTTAATTTCTTGAGGGAACTGCTTTCATTATAAACTACCACCACAATTGATCCGTCTGAATTTTTAAAAGCCAGCAGGTTTTCTTTATTACTCATTAAATCTCCTTTCCAAAAACCGAGAACATCATTACGATGATTTACAACAGCTGTACTGCTGGTTTCTAACATTCTGGATCCTGGTTTTACAAAATGACTAAGATGTTTCATGAGATAGTATTCGTTATTCCATTTATATGTCTTGTTTGAAGCATCGATTGAAAGTAAAGAATTCTGTTTCCAGCCCCAGCGACTTACCCCTCCCTTAAGCAGGGAAGTGTTCCAGTATAAATAAGCATTGGTACCATTCATAAAATAATGCTTCATTAAATCCCAGCTGTAAACTGCGTAATCCCAATCATTTTTACCATTACCACATTCATGCTCGCTTTGATAGATTTTCAGATTTGGATATTGTTTATGAATAACTTCCACTGCTTCTTTACCTGCCCATTGAAGCCCAATTCCATTGATGTTTTCTGTCGCTTCTTTATAAACATCTGAAAAAAGGTTTTTGTCAGGCCTCTCTAGTGTTCCGAAAAAAGTCTGAACACCAACCTTTTTCATTCTTGGAGCGAGCACATTTATAAATTTGATTAAACCCTCTTTTGTCCATGTACAGCTGGGGTACCATTGTGCCGAATTAAACTCATTTTGAGGCATTACCATGCTTATTTTAATTCCTTGAGTTTTATAAGCTTCAATGAATTTTTCGAAATACAGCGCATAAGCATCGAAGTATTCCGGTTTTTGTATAAACATGTCGGTACCTTCTTTACCTAACTGTTTTTCAGTGATACCATTTTCGGTATTTTTAATAACTGTAGGTACTTTATTTAAAGCATAATGTCTATTATACTTCATCCATTGCGGCGGACTCCAGGGAGAAGCCCAAAGCTTAAGATCCTTATTATACTTTTGTGCTGCTTTAATAAAAGGAACCAGCGTTTGTTTGTCGTTTTCTATAGAAAAATTTTTCATTGTAAAATCCCCCTCAGTTTCATCATATGAGTACCAATCCCTTGAAAAATCGTTGGCTCCTATCGGCATTCTACCGATTGTAAAACCTGCTCCAGTTCCGGGCTCATATAATTCTTTCATAATTGCACTGCGATCTGCTGCGGAAAGTGCTGATAAAGATGTCCAGCCCAATTCATTAAAACAACTACCAAAACCTTCGATTTCCTGTAAAGGTCTCCTCGTGAAAATTTCAATCGATTCTGTTTCAGAAGCACTTGTTAAACCTTCTATTTCTTTAATTTCCCAGGGCGTTGATTCTGTTGTCGAAACCCATTCCGTATTAACTTTCTTGCTTGCGCAACCTACTATTATAATTAATAAAAAGCTTAATACTATGTTTTTCATATTGTTTATTTTTATAATTATAAATTTCTACACTATTTTTTACTACCTTTTTTATTCTCTTCAAATTACCTTTCCAATCTTGGAAAAAATATGATGCAAAGAACCTTTTTATTAGTTATTAATTATACTCGCACTAAATTTCAATGCTTCATAAAGAAGCAATATTAACCACATTTTTTCATATCAACAAATGAATCATAAAATAATTTTTATAATCATATGAAAATCACATTTTAATCTCTATAATATTAATAAAACACGTCTAGCATAAATCTTATAAAAATAAGAAAATTGACTATCATGTTGTAGCAGAACCTTAATTTTGCTCAATTAAATTAGTTTACTAAAAATTTAATACCAGAAAAAAATAAAATGTAAATTTCAATATTTTTTTTATCGTAGAAAAATGATAACTAATCGAGCTTTAACTCTAAAAAAGAGTAAATTTGAGTATAATTACATCCAATGGAATTAAAAAAGATACTGGAAAAAAGATCCGAAGAATCTTGGGAAAAATATATCCCGGCACTCTCTATTGATTGTACAATTTTCAGCTTTAAAGATACTTCTTTGAAAGTTTTGACAATCAAAATGAAAGATCAGGAATCTTGGGGGCTTCCTGGTGGATATGTTCAAAAAGATGAAAATGTTGATCACGCGGCTATTCGTATTTTAAAAGACCGAACTGGTACGGAAGATATCTATTTGCAACAATTTTATACTTTTGGTAATTTAAACCGTTCAGAAAGTTTTTTTGATAATTACCAAGATAATTTATGGAATAAACAACGCTTTGTTTCTATTGGCTATTATGCACTTGCAGATTATTCCAAAGTAAAATTGATTATCGATGAGTTTTCAAGCGATTGTAAATGGCATTGTGTTAACGATCTGCCATGTTTAATGATGGATCACAGAGTTATTTTTGAAAAAGCACTTTTTACGCTGCGCGAACAATTAAATAATCATCCAATAGGATATAATCTTCTTCCTGAGAAATTTACAATACCGGAACTTCAAAAATTATATGAAATCATCCTTGGAAAAAAACTAAATCGTGGTAATTTTTACCGAAAGATTTTAAAATACGACATCTTAACAAAACTGGATGAATATCGAAAAGGTGGAGCACATAAAGCTCCTGATTTATACAGCTTTAATTTAGAGAAATATAATGTTGCGTTGAAAGAAGGTTTGAAAGGGAACTGGTAAATTATTAAAAAAAATTGAAATATTTCTTTGTATAGGAAAACTTTTGACAAATTAATACTGGACAATTTTCAAAAAAAACATCAAAATAATCTCCTGTTTAAGATGAAAAAAATCATCTGCAATAAATTGAATGTAGAATTTATGATCATTTAAACGCGAACTTGCAGGTCCAAAAGAAGTATTTACTTCTTACAGAATTATTTCAAAGATTTGAATACTACTGAAAAAGTAATTTCATAAAAATTAAAAAACTACACAAAAATAATATACGAAAATCAGATAATAACATTATAAGCTGTGACTTTTGGTACTGATTTTTACTATTGGTTATTCTAATATTGTACAATATTAATTTTTAAAAGTGTAAATTATGAAAAAGTTTAGAATTTCAATCATTTTTGGTCTGATGCTGATTTCATCGATCCTAAAAGCTCAAACAATAAAAACTGAATCCACACCTAATCAAATGGTAGATGCTCTGCATAATACGTTTGGAAAACATCCTAATGCAAGAGCCGTACATGCAAAAGGTATTATTGTGGAAGGGTATTTTGAAGCCTCCGAAAAGGCTAAAGCCATCACAAAAGCCATTCAATTTCAAAACAAAAAAACACCGGTAACAGTACGCTTTTCTGATTTTACGGGAATTCCAAATATACCAGATACAATTGGAGCATCAAATCCAAGAGGATTAGCTATTAAGTTTCTTTTACCAAAAGGAGTAACAACAGATATAGTTACTCATAGTTATAACGGATTTCCAGTATCAAATACAGATGAATTTGTTGAATTATTAAACGCAATTGCAAAAAGTGGAGCGAATGCTCAAAAACCAACCGCTTTGGAACAGTTTTTTGGAACTCATCCTATAGCCAAAACTTTTTTAACCACTCAGAAACCCGCCACGACAAGTTTCGGAACAATTTCATACTATGGAGTAAATTCATATAAATTTACGAACGTAAAAGGCGAATCAAAATTTATAAGATATCAATTTATTCCAGAAGACGGAGAACAATTTTTAAACAAAGAGCAAATTGCGAAATCAAGTCCGGATTATTTATATGATGAAATCAAAAATCATTTAAAAAACAAACCTGTTAAATTTAAATTGTATGCACAAATTGCAAAAACAGAAGATAATATAGCCAATCCTTCAATAGCTTGGCCAGAAACAAGAGAACGTATATTACTGGGGACAATTACAATTACTAAAATTGGAAAAAATACGCCCGATGCTGATAAGCAATTACATTTTATTCCAAATAATGTAACAGAGGGAATTGAAACGGCTGATCCCATGCTGGAAGATCGTTCAAAAGCCTACCCAATCTCTATAAAAGAACGTCAATAAACAAAATTTAAATTCAGGAAAACATGTCCGAACAAATTCAATTAGTACCAGGTAATTCTTTAATTACAAGTACACCGGAAGAGGGCCGTCAATTAGCATTAAAAATGGCGCGATTAATCATTAAAATTACTCAGCCCGATGCAGAAATTAGGGAAAGATTACGTAATGTTTACGCAGAAGATGCAAACCTGCTTATTGCTATTGGACAGACGGTTTCTAACGAATTTGCGACAATAGCTGCGGCAAATAATTATTGGAGGTAGCGAATTGGAATATTAGTAAATA is a window encoding:
- a CDS encoding Crp/Fnr family transcriptional regulator, producing the protein MNIKICLPEFGNEFIGEIEKFGKIRKFENNEDIINQGQLISYLPIVLNGLVKVQSQENGIQFLLYYLKEGSACIFSFAHLFSPRASDFSAVSVGETEMLLIPMDKAKDWLIRFPVFNTLILNEYQKHYDDLLQTTKQIICYKLEERLLSYLKNKSKFHNSKEFLISHRSIADDLGTTREVISRIMKKIEGDGKIKQQNRKIFLIV
- a CDS encoding catalase family peroxidase gives rise to the protein MKKFRISIIFGLMLISSILKAQTIKTESTPNQMVDALHNTFGKHPNARAVHAKGIIVEGYFEASEKAKAITKAIQFQNKKTPVTVRFSDFTGIPNIPDTIGASNPRGLAIKFLLPKGVTTDIVTHSYNGFPVSNTDEFVELLNAIAKSGANAQKPTALEQFFGTHPIAKTFLTTQKPATTSFGTISYYGVNSYKFTNVKGESKFIRYQFIPEDGEQFLNKEQIAKSSPDYLYDEIKNHLKNKPVKFKLYAQIAKTEDNIANPSIAWPETRERILLGTITITKIGKNTPDADKQLHFIPNNVTEGIETADPMLEDRSKAYPISIKERQ
- a CDS encoding NUDIX domain-containing protein codes for the protein MELKKILEKRSEESWEKYIPALSIDCTIFSFKDTSLKVLTIKMKDQESWGLPGGYVQKDENVDHAAIRILKDRTGTEDIYLQQFYTFGNLNRSESFFDNYQDNLWNKQRFVSIGYYALADYSKVKLIIDEFSSDCKWHCVNDLPCLMMDHRVIFEKALFTLREQLNNHPIGYNLLPEKFTIPELQKLYEIILGKKLNRGNFYRKILKYDILTKLDEYRKGGAHKAPDLYSFNLEKYNVALKEGLKGNW
- a CDS encoding hexameric tyrosine-coordinated heme protein, translating into MSEQIQLVPGNSLITSTPEEGRQLALKMARLIIKITQPDAEIRERLRNVYAEDANLLIAIGQTVSNEFATIAAANNYWR
- a CDS encoding glycoside hydrolase family 30 beta sandwich domain-containing protein, which translates into the protein MKNIVLSFLLIIIVGCASKKVNTEWVSTTESTPWEIKEIEGLTSASETESIEIFTRRPLQEIEGFGSCFNELGWTSLSALSAADRSAIMKELYEPGTGAGFTIGRMPIGANDFSRDWYSYDETEGDFTMKNFSIENDKQTLVPFIKAAQKYNKDLKLWASPWSPPQWMKYNRHYALNKVPTVIKNTENGITEKQLGKEGTDMFIQKPEYFDAYALYFEKFIEAYKTQGIKISMVMPQNEFNSAQWYPSCTWTKEGLIKFINVLAPRMKKVGVQTFFGTLERPDKNLFSDVYKEATENINGIGLQWAGKEAVEVIHKQYPNLKIYQSEHECGNGKNDWDYAVYSWDLMKHYFMNGTNAYLYWNTSLLKGGVSRWGWKQNSLLSIDASNKTYKWNNEYYLMKHLSHFVKPGSRMLETSSTAVVNHRNDVLGFWKGDLMSNKENLLAFKNSDGSIVVVVYNESSSLKKLNIKINNTVISPELEPKSFNTFLIKQ